tcttgccgtcaggctaaccgtgggaggttctcgaggtcttcctctccatgtaacgcaaatgctggttagttccatcgaaaagtcctccacgaaagcaaatttctcccaatacttgatccgagagttcccttgtcttctggattgggttcaaaattacaaagctacggagtccGTTggtcaacgacggttattaaatatattatcgtCAGTCATTAAGAAACACTCAGTATatatagtagttttttttattttttagcgttcgacaaataaatgaataactttCTCTATATAATGTATAGTTTTGTCTtaaggattttaaaagaaatgtattaagAGTGGTCATTAAGAAATGTCCTGCATGTATActataaagttaaaagaaaaatcagttgAAAACACTTCTTATTtgttctctttatttattttagaatcctgcaaatattattaaaaacaatcataATCTACtaagttgatttttatttatgtattcaatAGAATTTAATTCTCCAGAAAAGGTACGCTCATTAATACAAGGTTATCGAATGTTGCCCATGTGCAGagttcatttcataaaaaaaactttcaataaaagtacacaaaatatttttaaatttttttatttttactttttattttgaaaaagaaaaagtacaGTGTTCCCTCATTGCAAACATCAATGTTATAATCACtcgaatatttcaaaatttggtaTGGAATGTTTGGATGATATTGACTTCAGTATTTGATAATTCTTTACTCAAAAGTTATGCGCATTTACAACTAAACGCTCATAAACAAAATGTACGCTTTCCTTACACAAAAAGGCACTTATATTACAAGTAACAAATGTAACGCCCATTCAAAAAAGGTTTGACATCTCTTATTACACATttaacaacattattttttaaataacattgcaCACTTAACATATTTGCACATTACTAGTTCATCTTAATTTACATCATTAAGCAAACAAATCCGtatcttaataaattcaatCTATTTAACACACTGCCAACTAACACACAAACATTACTTTATACTTAAATGTACACATCCTATAAGCTGtattatataacatttaatcATCACACAATAAATACTCTCACACAAAAACACAAGTTctatgaagtaaaatttcttaaaatatccttttttttgtataatatcaCAATATTTGAACAGTGGGTGTGATTGTGGATATATATGGTTGAGAATGCAGCTTAGTGTAGTAATTTCCTTAAAAGTTAATGCAATATACACAGAAGAATTCCGAACAATATCTACAATATTTCGAACAAATGTTTAAGTATACATTTCAATGAACAAGCTTCACAGACTGGccatatggatttttttttcagacacaAAACATGATAAACAAAAAGTAGCAAATTATACAATAGCTTTATATTTTGATAGTCTCAAAGGTTAACATCATTTATAATGAAGCATCATTAGGCTTCTACTGATGATTTATAGCGACATCTACAGATAGGTGACATGAGACACATACGAACCGTGCAGAATGTCATAAATTATCACCAAGTGACTTGGTCGACTGATAATTCATTAGCTAATCTAAAATCAGGTGACATGTGCAGTCAGcagaaaataattcatagtGACATCTACAGATAGGTGACATGAGACACATATGAACTGTGCAGAATGTCATCAATTATCACCAAGTGACTTGGTAGACTGATAATTCATCAACTAATCTAAAATCAGGTGACTTATGCAGTTGGCAGAAAATGTAGAGACAAATAGCAAGTTTGGTTacttttattagattatatagATTAACATTATTATATGTATAGATTAACGTTAGATGTTGTTAACGTTAACAAGACTAACATTAGCCAAGTCGTAACCAAAACCTCTTGAGAGCAACTAACTGACAGTTTAACTTGTGCATATCAATAATAATGTTCACACATTTTACAGCAAAAAGTAGCGAAAAACGGAAAGTTCGATCACTCAATGATGAAAGATGTCTCGATTGCGATAAACTGGCTAGTTTATGGTCAGCATGTTAGATCATTAACCCCTTGACGTACGAAGACGTCATTTGTTTCGTAcgtcaaaacaataattgacgtGTCTCAGAAGTCTTCAACACAGAGAGgtaacttgctccggacagcaaataaatatttgaaagtggTAGTTCatcaattgtaattcttggtttaataaattcaatttagtagatttttatccaccactatttcgaaataatttgtaggcttatataattcaccacttcatAGTAGTTATgccatgctataccttttaaaaagcaagcaaaaatagacaaatatttgcaaaatttagtttgtagtcaTTTAccgtttctttaaaaattattttggcgtgtccggagcagttgacaTTCCGTTGCGAGTTGGTGTTCACAGTGCAATCAAAGATCATTTCTATATCCAGAAATTTACAATTCCGCACAGTTTAGAGTTCCAATGATATGTCAAGGAGTTAATTAGACATGCTAATTTAGAACATATATGTGTACAAACACATACCTGTCTATAATGTTAATAACCAATGTggtaatcaacaaaaaaattaaatttctgggACAAATCCTCACGATTTCAGTTTCTACTAAAATGATTGCCAGTTCTGAGGTATACATCACGAAATGCCAGTATTATTTAACCATCACAACAACGATATTTTGAGGAAGTATTTCcagaaaatttatcatgaaatcaAATCTAATGATCACTAAATTTTCAGAACAAAGAGAGCCGTTTAAGACAAACAAGGCCATTTTACtgtgaagcaaaaaaaaaatactattttgcaTTATGAATTATGTGTCtcatagtaaaaagaaatttgtttacctTTGTGACAGCATTAAATAACaaaacctaacaaaatgaaaatactttacatttttcacAAATCCATGCATGCTATTTACAGACCAGTTTTAAACATTGCAAATTAACTTAAAACAGCAGACAAAATATTGGTTCCAGCCAcacttaatgaaataaaatattaaattatttacaaaattagtttacttacacaacattaaaataatatttaacaaacttataatactctaaaaatataactttatgaaatgtaagagagaaaaaaaatgaaacaagtttttgatatactaaatgcaattaaaacactttataattaaattatataatgaaatataaacacTAATGAGAAAACAAAGGTTTATACTACTCgcaaatttatgaaacatttgatgatgttatttacaatttattaatagcacatggaaaacatatatatattcctcGATACACACACTTAAACACTAAACTAATTCtaaaattgaactattttaaaagcatataagaattaaacttcaaagaaatttcaatataatttaaaatattctaaacatgaaattgttttttaatgggAACTAATGTTACTCATTCATAATTAAGATCCATACAcagcaaaagtaaaattagaacTTAAAAAACTTAGTAAGTAAAGCTTCtaagtgaaatttttgaaaaatcttatttcagtttttttaactatagaacgttaatttaatttttccaagtcagctaaaatttacaaataccaGTGGATAAAAAATACTAAGAGACAATCTTTAAATGCTGCTAGGAGTGGAAGAAGGTTCCAAGTACATTTGGCAACAAACCATTATCTCGTAATTATCAAAAACCTGTCTTGATGGCAAATTAAAAAGCTTAGAAtgttaacagtttaaataaatgtcagGGATTTCACAAATTGAAAGTttgcaaacaaaatataaagacTACAAATAATCTATATTTCCTATTACACATAAACTTTAAACACTTTGTAGACTAGCAATTTTTCACAAACACTATAACACGCCAAAggctattattttataattaaatacagaagTAAAACATTCTTAATATTGATTTCATGCTCAAACGTTGTTGGTGACAAGCTAACAAACAACGCTTGGGCATGAAAAATCACCAGTCCACCATGCGTTGAGataatttacacaaaatatcACTTAGAAACAATTCATTACATACttctgtaatgtttttaaatgagaGCAAAATAGAAATTATGGCTATCTTTGGTTTTGAATCATCATTTACACAGCTGTTCAAACCTAacaaaccattttaaatatgctttaaataaaagtaaaataacaattttagaaaCCTTAGGCTGATTGAAAACAATACATACTAATTCACTTTCTACTATTTGTGTATGGATCATAGTTATATTAGTCTTTactattcaaacaaaataaatgaattaaaaattatctaatggCTAACACACaacttttctgaaaagtttgtttaaattctAAGACAATTATGCTccaataacttaaaatgtttggaaagcaataaaatattacaaattgatgttcattacatttcatttattgctAAGGATGGATGCTAAGAAAATTCTTTGTGTAAGACTTTTCATAAATGTCAGTCTAGAATTTGGCAAATAAAtgtataactttattatttacatgAAGATGATAGTTTATTCATACTCTTTTATGGATAGTGTTAACACTTACGCTGtgtgtttatttacaaaaaatttgagacaaaaaagctaaaaaaaagatttataattaaaatcacaattcaaaaaaaaaacatttttttttcagctaggTAAATTTTATATGCGAATTACAATTATGTTATTTCATGTTAGTCACAGATTCCAAccaatcttttaataatttttggtacAAGAAAATGTGAATTGTGCTTTGcaatatataattacaattatttacaatCAAAGTAAGAACTGAATATGGCCAAAGTGAACTAAAATCTTAAATGGCAcattattcattaaatcaaTACTTTTGTTCAAATCTTTGGctcaaaaataactattttacaaCATAAATCAAGCAAATTGTTACGCTTACTGTAGATTTTGCACAACAGATATTAAAACCTGAACTTAGATTGTACAATTTCATTCATCAGACCAATAACATCGGTAGaatctgcattaaaaaaaaaacatgtatcagatttttttattattaaaaatagtgtcCAGGGTGCATAGtcagatttttaaacaaaaaataagcacctttcaagtactttttaagcactcaaaaaatatttttaattactttccaaaaaaaatcataattaggatctgtacagtaatgaaaattattttttcctatcttttaaagttcttaatttataagcataaaatcaataaaatttcgaaaaattttcagagactttacataatcatgataaaataactagttcctGATAAATATTACAGAGAAAATTGTGacaatcatgcattttttgtaattaagcactttttacaaaccccgaattaaaaaaagcacctttaagagcttttaaaaaatgcaaatcaaaaataagcacctttaagcactttttaaaaatgtgttacatTTGATTTTGCaacgaaaaaaaaggtttttcttattgaaataaatataaattaaatttttaaaatgtctttaaatgaattatatttcttctttttttttaaactcttaaactAAACAATATCTGGAAATTAAATCtggtatttagaaatttttaaaatgcagacttaaattcttaaaatgcaaaattacaattttgtaataataattgataaaaaaaaaactcaaaattttgtaaatgaatatTGACAAACAGGTTTTAAAGTACAAGTGAAAAGGTTGTCATACCACAAACTAACACTAATTTATAGACAATATTTTACAACTTCCTTCACCTAAAATTGATAGgttaaaaaactacaaattgtacatttgtattttccttaaaaatgtgaagtcattagttataaataatgaaagaaaaacgtGTTAAGTGGCGACTATGTGCAGACTTGCTAAATATATAATACCTATGTTCATTTTAGAATAGATTacatataatatatgtataaataccCTATCACAAATTTACATAccaatcatatttatatttataccaGCTTAACAgtctaattttgataatatttaaaactccatctactttttctctaaaatggaatttgaattaaatttttactgttcaaAACATGTTAGAATGGTTTTTTGATAATAACAAGGagcaaaataaagatttcaataaatttacagATTTAAAGATCCAAGTTTATGGTagacttttacaaaaaaaaaagggacgTACTATATCTACAAacggtaaataattattagataatgttaataaattaaattatatttaaactatcatTAGAATATAAACACACAgagaaatacaatttaaataacacattaaaataaatgagcaaaacaagaaaaaaaaatcagacataGATCTTTAAAATAGCCACACACAgtcttaaatgtttaattaaactagtttaaaatgaaagttgatAACATATTTGTACAGGGTGTTCCGTACTGATTGCCATTAACATACAGTTTCACAATCAGTGtcaaaaatgtagcaaaaaatagttaagtaatgaaatactattaaaatctaACGAATTGCTAATGTGGAAGGTGGAATGAACTATAAAGTTAGTTTGATGTTTTCCACCTGGCCTAGTCTCATTAATGATTTTCAGTAGCTCGTGATAGTTTGTCCACACATTTCTAACatggattataaaaatatatattaatggcAGACTGCAGATGCAGAGGACTATAGATAAAAGATACAAGCACATAGCAATTAAAAGACactaaacttaaaaatcacagctataaagaaaaaaatgcacgcacaagaagttttaaaaatctatatacaCTACAcatatacaataaattatagGAGTTGAATCACTTATATATGATCGAAACTAAACTAAGCGAATTCaactcaaaagtaaaataatttttacacttaCACACAGTAAAGCAAGAAATGGGTGTTAagctattaataaatacatcaaAAAGTATGCTTGCTGCCTTTTTCTGCAAAAGGCTTAGCCaaactcttctttttttgattGTGGTGTTTCCTTGACTGGTAGCGGTGGACTCTATTTTGCCGATTGATATACGAAGGACAAAGTTTGTACTGCTCACCCTCCCACTTAGTATAATGAGTGGGCTTAGTGTTTTCTGTTTGAACaattaaacctaaaaataacaaaaacatcatcAGATCAACTAAAAATGATTAGTTAAAAATGATAGGCAAGGGAAATATtacaaatgtttactttttaaattaaaaaatttgtgaacaTAGCAagatacagggtatctgctacattttagattttcaaattcatgacttttcatgactaattccaagaacttTTCAGGACTttacgaagttactattttctccgacagaaacacaatagtaaatttaaaaaagcatcataataacattaattgaaattataggtgtaaccaaaactgttatactctgcatcttcatatttacagatttttaatttaaaaaacagcgtaaataaagatttgaagcaataaaataactgaaaaaatacaaaaaaaactttttttcttttattccgcagaattacattctaaagatacttttcttgttcgagggaaagaaaataaatacttctgatttttctgttctcatttcggaataaaacaAATTCGCCAATCACTGGCTTGCTTctgctagaattttaaattgataaaataaaaaaataaataataaaaattctgaaatcacagaagtttaaaagataatttgctctagaaatgacgtttttttctctccattttttgaaagaacacaatttttaaagaatatgataaaaacattttatatttgttacaaattcagatattcggaacaccaaGAAATTGGGGGAGGAGTAAATTCcagtttaataattagatttttcggcgaTCTAAATTCACCACTTTccataacttttctttaaaaaatagttaaaatcatgacatttcatgacaaattctgttcaataccgaaattcatgactttccatgagttttcatgacttttcaggtgcgcggataccctgaagataaaatctaaatatttttgaataaagttataaaaaaataaataaaataaatttttttagattctatgaccaaatcttgaaaaaaaaatagggggCTTTGCTAATAacctgaacaaaaaaaaaaagaaaaaaggaatggttcttttttttttatatatacaaaattatgaGAGACAGTGATTTAGCCAGACTTAGGAAAGTACAGGTATCAGACACTGGTAAACTTCTGGGTCCATTTTTACATAAAGTGggtctcaatttaaaattattaattccttttctcaaagatttatattttcatattatggATAAGAAAAAGGCAAAACTAGCACATGTTAAGTTTGCTGTTGTAGGATAAATTAAACCaagactagaaaaaaataaaaaggcaatTAGCGATTGATTTAGCAgtaatttgaaggaaaaataattaaaaccaaaatttttatatcagttgACACTTTCTGAAGCTAATATGAGATGCAACGAACTTTTTCAAATGCACGTATGTgcattatatgtatattttcatataaatataatgctgATTTGatcagttaaaataatatttcggtAAGGAAGGATAAAAACCACTATCATTGAGAATAGAATATGATAtataggaaaatataaaaatgagtaaataacaTTCTGttgttttaagattatttcagaTTAACAATCAAtgctatttagaaaaaaattatattttcataaacaatataaaagaacTATGAAAGCTTTTATTGCTAACAAGCACAAatcactaaaatatatatttaaaaaaaaacctctgtGACATTTTGCAGATAAAATTTTCCATGTCACTCATCTATTAAGATGCACATTTATaactttctatttattaatcgacaaaagaaacatatttaaagcACGAAAAAGAGTCTCAGTCTGCATTGGCACCAGATGCCTTTGACTGCATTGCTGAGTTTTAAACATTAGCATTTTAACCCCAAATTGGAGGAATTATTCATTGAAAGTGAATAATTCCTCCAATTTGAATAATtcctcaaattaaattttgatataattaccCTTATATAGATAGTTCAGGTAAAGAATGTTCTTATTACTTGCTTCTTCGATATACAATAAGATAGAATTGTATGAATACTTTTCACtccaaaggaattttttttcactatttcaacaaatttaaaaacttttttttaatatttaatttacaagataACAAGTATGccaaatttataacaaatgttttgacactaataattagtttcttttaatatatatatttttatgcaatgtaaatgaattatgactaatgttaatgaaaaattgttttaaatgaccTAGAACTCCTATTAATATTGTCTCAATAACAGTTACTTGCAAAgaattgtatataatgcctaaaacttaaaatgaactTATTATAACCTCACAATCCTAATTATtctacatgaaattttaaaatataagaaaaagattgaaaaaaaaagtaaactcttTTTTCTATCaacagggataaaaaaaaaaatttaaaaaaacagaatttctaaTACAAACTTCAACAACtacataaacatattaaaataagatagtgagaatgaaaaattcattcctacaaaactacaaaaaattacttgataataaataaagaagaatataaatataagtataCTTTTGAGATCAATCTTGCGAGGTTTTTGTACATCATTCGAAGTAGGAGAGTTAGCAGAAACTTTTTCAACCTCCCAACCAGGAAGCTCAGTTGTGCGTTCAAAAGGTTTGTTGCCAGGATTTGAGTTGCCGACACCACTTGCCTTTAAATTCTCTTGGGAGCTCTTTTCGGTCTTTTTGTCTTTCAGGTAACCAGGAAATCGACCGTAGACGCTCATGCTGGGGTGTTCGATCAACAAGTTCTCCAACGGTGAAACCTCCAGCTGGTTGGGACAATTCACCAAGAAACATGGTGGGGGAGCAACAAACCAACCTTCTTCGATTTTTGTTGGGCTAAGTTGAGGAGAGCTTTGGGGAGTGTTTGTGTTACTTATGTCCAAAAGAGGCAAAGGACTTAGGTGAGATtcaggtttcaaattttttacaggAACAGAGGCATCTTCTCGTATTTCATTTCCTTAAgaaaatgcaaagaaatttttttttaaaaaattgtttctttaaaacatcatttagaaatgagaaataaaaatttgttttcagaaaacaGACAACTGGAGGTACTACATGATTTCCCCGGCAACCGCTGTTATAACAACGCCAAGCTAGAATTATTCACACTTAAGTCGTGGGTTCCATATCTCTGAgattgcttttaatattaaatcaaaaggcTTGTTCAAGGTGCGTAgccagatatttaaaaaaaaaaaaaaaaagcaccttttaagcatttaaaaaatatttttaattactttccaaaaaaaaatcataattaggatctgtacagtaataaaaattattttttcctatcatttaaagttcttaatttataaacataaaaatcaataaaatttagaaatattttcagagactttacataatcatgataaaataactagttcctGATAAATATTACAGAGAAAATTGTGACAATCacgcattttttgtaatttagaacaacaATGATTGGACAAAGAAAagctctctttttaaaagatagaaaattaagcactttttacaaaccttgaataaaaaaaagcacctttaagggcatttaaaaaacataactcaaaaataagc
The nucleotide sequence above comes from Parasteatoda tepidariorum isolate YZ-2023 chromosome 6, CAS_Ptep_4.0, whole genome shotgun sequence. Encoded proteins:
- the TP53IN gene encoding tumor protein p53-inducible nuclear protein 1; this encodes MWGSFKSFFVQENAEATDAVKISEPDDIEGWVLVDIDGNEIREDASVPVKNLKPESHLSPLPLLDISNTNTPQSSPQLSPTKIEEGWFVAPPPCFLVNCPNQLEVSPLENLLIEHPSMSVYGRFPGYLKDKKTEKSSQENLKASGVGNSNPGNKPFERTTELPGWEVEKVSANSPTSNDVQKPRKIDLKSLIVQTENTKPTHYTKWEGEQYKLCPSYINRQNRVHRYQSRKHHNQKKKSLAKPFAEKGSKHTF